A window of Eubacteriaceae bacterium ES3 contains these coding sequences:
- the galE gene encoding UDP-glucose 4-epimerase GalE produces the protein MKILVCGGAGYIGSHVVKTLLEKQFEVVVVDNLSTGHLKSLPVSVCFEEGDIRDSDFLNKVFLKHQIDGVMHFCANSLVGESMEKPILYYENNVSGTLNLLKAMVRNGVLKFIFSSTAAVYGEPEILPITEETKKNPTNTYGETKLAVEKMLPWLEKAYDLKYMVFRYFNAAGASENGEIGEDHTPETHLIPLILKTALGQREKISIFGTDYETDDRTCIRDYIHVMDIASAHILGMEKLFAGGQSDIFNLGQGKGFSVREIIEKSKELTETEFLVEEAARRPGDPAVLIAESQKAKQELGWQPVYSDVETIIKTAWEWHKNHPQGYLD, from the coding sequence ATGAAAATTCTTGTATGTGGAGGAGCTGGCTATATAGGTTCCCATGTTGTGAAAACATTACTGGAAAAGCAGTTTGAAGTCGTGGTAGTGGATAATCTTTCGACCGGTCATTTAAAATCGTTGCCAGTTTCTGTGTGTTTTGAAGAAGGCGATATTAGAGACTCTGATTTTTTAAATAAGGTTTTTTTAAAACACCAGATAGATGGAGTAATGCATTTTTGTGCTAATTCACTGGTAGGTGAATCGATGGAGAAGCCAATTTTATATTATGAGAATAATGTATCAGGGACCTTAAATCTATTGAAAGCTATGGTTAGAAATGGCGTGCTTAAATTTATCTTCTCGTCAACGGCTGCCGTTTATGGTGAACCGGAAATTTTACCAATTACTGAAGAAACGAAAAAAAATCCAACCAATACTTATGGTGAAACAAAACTGGCGGTAGAAAAAATGTTACCCTGGCTAGAAAAAGCGTATGACCTTAAGTATATGGTTTTTCGTTATTTTAACGCGGCAGGGGCCAGCGAAAATGGAGAAATTGGCGAGGACCATACACCGGAAACACACCTGATACCATTAATATTAAAAACGGCTCTTGGCCAGAGAGAAAAAATTTCCATTTTTGGAACGGATTATGAAACAGATGATCGAACCTGTATCAGGGACTATATTCATGTCATGGATATTGCTTCAGCTCATATTTTAGGGATGGAAAAATTATTTGCAGGTGGACAAAGTGATATATTTAATCTGGGACAGGGGAAAGGTTTTTCAGTTAGAGAAATTATTGAGAAGAGTAAGGAACTGACAGAAACAGAATTTCTTGTTGAAGAAGCTGCGCGAAGACCAGGAGATCCTGCAGTCCTTATTGCTGAATCACAAAAAGCCAAGCAGGAATTAGGCTGGCAGCCTGTTTACTCGGATGTTGAAACAATCATAAAAACAGCCTGGGAATGGCACAAAAACCACCCCCAGGGCTATCTGGACTAA
- a CDS encoding FAD-dependent oxidoreductase has translation MKLIIIGAVAGGTSAAAKASRNDPDAQIVIYEKDQDISYSGCGLPYFIGGRVKSLMDIAPRKPDFFKSKYGVDIKIRHEVLNINLSEKSVLVKNLETGASFTDYYDKLIIATGAKPFSPPIKGLNQDHVFTLRNVQDSIRIKDFVDQKKPQTAVVIGSGFVGLEVLENLNDRGVQTTLVERAGKLTPNLDPDMSEYLEKKLDQRDFCYLKNANVVEILKDGVLLESGQKIAGEMVLVATGVKPEVELAKKAGIFLGTTGAIKVDERMMTIDTDVYACGDCIETWSILTKKPHYRPLGSTANKTGRICGENITGGDIAYPGNLGTGIFKFMDLTIGSTGLSESEAKNLGYDIVVVKDIKPDRPASYGGNEMMIKAIADRKTQTLLGVQIVGHEGVDKRLDVFVTLITCQAKVCDIFHLDLAYSPPYSTPKDPVHLIGMILEKQLNN, from the coding sequence TATCTATGAAAAAGACCAGGATATTTCTTATTCTGGCTGTGGGCTCCCCTATTTCATCGGTGGCCGTGTTAAATCACTAATGGATATAGCCCCTAGAAAACCAGATTTTTTCAAATCAAAATATGGTGTGGATATAAAAATTCGCCATGAAGTTTTAAATATAAATCTTTCTGAAAAATCTGTTTTGGTTAAAAACCTGGAGACAGGTGCATCCTTTACTGATTATTATGATAAACTGATAATTGCAACCGGAGCTAAACCATTTAGCCCTCCCATTAAAGGACTTAATCAGGATCACGTTTTTACCCTTAGAAATGTACAGGATTCCATTCGCATTAAGGATTTTGTCGATCAGAAAAAACCGCAGACTGCAGTAGTTATCGGTTCCGGCTTTGTCGGCCTTGAAGTCCTGGAAAACTTGAATGATCGCGGTGTCCAGACAACCTTAGTAGAACGTGCCGGTAAACTTACGCCCAATCTGGATCCGGATATGTCTGAATACCTTGAGAAAAAACTGGATCAACGTGATTTTTGTTACCTGAAAAATGCCAATGTTGTTGAAATTTTAAAAGACGGTGTATTACTTGAAAGCGGACAAAAAATAGCCGGTGAGATGGTACTAGTCGCAACCGGTGTTAAACCGGAAGTTGAGCTGGCAAAAAAAGCTGGTATTTTCCTGGGAACAACCGGTGCTATTAAAGTTGATGAACGTATGATGACCATTGATACCGATGTTTACGCCTGTGGCGACTGTATTGAGACCTGGTCAATCCTTACAAAAAAACCGCATTATCGTCCTTTAGGCTCAACGGCCAATAAAACAGGACGAATCTGCGGAGAAAACATTACCGGTGGTGATATTGCCTACCCTGGTAATCTGGGAACTGGTATCTTTAAATTTATGGATCTGACAATTGGCAGTACTGGACTTTCCGAGAGTGAAGCCAAAAATTTGGGATATGATATCGTAGTGGTAAAAGATATTAAGCCTGACCGACCAGCTTCCTACGGCGGTAACGAAATGATGATTAAAGCTATTGCTGACCGTAAAACACAAACCTTACTGGGCGTGCAGATTGTCGGGCATGAAGGTGTAGACAAACGACTTGATGTCTTTGTCACCTTGATTACCTGTCAAGCTAAAGTCTGTGATATTTTTCATCTTGATCTTGCTTATTCCCCACCCTACTCGACGCCTAAAGACCCCGTTCATCTGATCGGGATGATACTTGAAAAACAACTAAATAATTAG